The Triticum aestivum cultivar Chinese Spring chromosome 5A, IWGSC CS RefSeq v2.1, whole genome shotgun sequence genomic sequence GTTTCGTAAGGCTCTATCCCTAGTGACCTGCAATGCATAAACAGATTCAAACTTGGTTGAAACAGTTCATAACAATACAGAGCCCATTTGTGTTACTCTTGACTCTTAGACACTACTATTTGCTTTTTTATTTTGGGCATCAAAGTAGCCGCATCGGAAAAATTTCACGAAGAAATACCTTTGCAACTATACTTGCTCCACTAACAACAGGGTAGAGACTATCAGCTTTCTTGGCAACCACAAATTTGATGCCTGGAAACTTTTCCGTAAGTTTGACCCTGTACTTCTCAGGATCTCCAACTGTGTCGATATAGACCTTTGCAACAAGGTACACCATTATTCAAACTATGTTGTGAACATTTTCATTTAGAAAGGTTATCTGCGTACATGAATTACCATTTCAAGAACAAAATAACTTACCTCTGTCAGTAAAACTCCATTATCAATAGCTTTTCTAACAAGGCCTATTGCAGAGTTGTGGGATATTTCATTCAGATTAACTTTTGTCCTGAAAATCAAGAAGACTTTTAATCTACTAAAGAAGGTTGAGATTTGAAGTTCATAGTGTACTGAAGCATACCTTTTTAACATTTTGGCAGATAACACTTTTGAGCATATGACATCAACCTCCCACCCAATGGAGCTATTCATCTTGAGACTTTCAAACAGCTCCTCCCTTTGCTCCTCCTTCAAGGTCTTCGAATCTGTTCAAGAATAGAAGAACGATATGCTAACCAAGTTCACTGGTAAATCAGCAATGAAACTGTTGAAGAGTCTGGGCGATTTCACAACTTGTTAACTAAGTACGTACTACTTTAATTCTTCCGCTTCAGCGAATTCAGTACTCATGGAAAGCAGCATTACCATGCTACTCTAGGACTGGACAATTGGGGAATAATATTGAACATGGTAAAACTACCTAGATAAATTAAAGAATTGACGGCCCTAAAGTTTGAAATTCATGCACGGTGCAAAGAAATAGATGTGGGAGCTCTCAAATGGCAGAAACTGGTTTTTAAACTAAAGCTACTATTTGATGTTTTACTCAGATAAGAAGTACACGGAAGCagttatgaactactccctccgttcactatcataagatgttctaactttttttctAAATTGGATATATGTAGACACACTTTAGTGTGTTTGTTTGctcatttcagtctgtatgtagtccatattgaaatatccaaaacatcttataatagtgaacggagggagtacaagaatgGAGACAAAGGAGGTGGGGAGAGTGGGCGGGCCAGCGGAGGGTGAAGAAGAAGGGAACTATGGAGACATGTGATAATAGCAACAATTAATCAGGTTGTACTGAAAAGACAAGATGTCTGTACCATAGGGTTTTTTTTCTTCTGTCCATAAACTCAAGGGCTGAGGTTCACACACACAGTGTTAGGTTATAAGAAACTATGCTTGTTTCTTTCCTCCGAAATCAACCAAAGTACTGAGCATGGTAACTTAATACGAGTCTTGGTCTTTAAATGATAATGTGATTCAGTTTCCAGATTTGCCTCTTGGTGCAGGATGCAAGTAATTTGTTCATGAAAGTAAAATGGTATcactccgttcacaaatataagatgttctaaccttTTTCtaaatcggatgtatatagacatattttagtgtgtttgttcactcattcaGTCTGTATGTAGTCCACACTGAAATGTCCAAAACATCTTATacttgtgaacggagggagtatgtcacaGCAACCTAAACTTAATTAAGGAGTTAAGCAATCCAGGCATTCCCACAAGCACAGCAGTCAAGCAAACTAGGAGTACTAAATTTATGAAAGACGAGAAAAGGGCATGAGTAGAGAGACCTGCAAAACTGAGAGTGGCAAGAGTGTCATGGTAGGAACGCGCGCAGTACATGCAGCCATACACCATGGGACCTGCGGGAGTGATAAACACGAAGTTATGATTCTTTTCGGAAAGAACACATCTAATATTTCTGCTTAATCCATTCGGAAATCCGAGTTCTGCCCCGGATATTTCATTGGGGATGCGCGCAGATCAGGTAAAAATTGCGAGCAAGATTCTATCTTTCAGTGGAAACGGGTtatcaacaatataattagcaGTAACATGCAGCAGATCTAGAAGAAACGAACCCATGGCCCAATTCGCCAAACCGAAAGCTAAAATCAACAGAAAGACGGAGAAGAGGTGGTTTACCAAGAACAGGGCCGCGTCCAGCCTCGTCGATGCCCATGAGGCAAGGCTCtttggtggcccactccggcgctgccgccgctgtcgccatggccgccgccgccgccatctcggtcgcagttcttctttttcttttttgatgagTGAAATCTCAGTCGCAGCTGCGCGCGGGTAGACCTTTTTTTAGGGAGCGCGCGGGTAGACCGTAGACCTGATGCCGCGAAAACGGCTAGAGCCTCTTTCGATAACGCCACACATCCAGTTATATTGGCCCAATATACCTTCTAGCGGTTGTGCTTAATCGACCCAATACGGATTTTATAATAATCAGCCCAGTATGTATTTTTCTTAATAAAGGCCCGGTATTTTGTTTTTAAAGGCCAAATCTAAAAGGAATAGTATATATAGGCCATTGTATACCTGATCACGGCCGTTTCACTGGACCAGCCCGCGTAACTCAAAATGAGTTTGAACTCGATGGCTCAAAGAAGAGACGGCTGTAGAAATTGTACGGGGATTTTGATATTTTGCCACGATTTTACTTCGCACTTTGACGATTAGCCATTTGTTACTTTGTATTTTCTTATTTGCCACTGCTTTGTTTGGATTTGGATGTTTTGCCCCAGTCATGTGGGACCCCATGGAAATCACCAGATTGCCCCCTGCCCGTCTGGTTCACCAAGGAGACGAGCTCGTTCCCCATCTGGCGCTCATCTGTCGCTACCGTTGCTCGACGGAAGACGGCGGCGACTCGTCCCGGCGATTCCCCGTGGTCCTCGACGGCGGCAGCTAGGTCAGTCCTCTCACTCTCTCAGCCCGCCGCCCGTCTTGATGCAGGTGCTGCTGCTTGCCGCCGCTGGTCTGGTGTGCTTGTGCGCTACCGTCGCTCTGTTATGtcgccgcttcttcttcttgccggTCCCTACTGCTGGTGTTGTTCGTGGCCGACCCGTGCTGCTGCTGTTGTTCGTGGCTCTTGTGTTACTGCTGCTTACTGGTGGTCGACGGAAGGTGCGGTGGAGGCGCTCGCAGCTGCCCGACTCCACTTGGGCGCCATCGTGTTCAGCCTTGGCGTGGATCTAGGCGCCGCCGTCTTTGCTGTTGCTCCTCGCCGCTGCACGTTGCTGCTACCCATCGGCTAGTTAGCGCCGGCCTTGCCCGTTGTGCATAGAGGAGCGTCGTCGTTGACTACCGTGCGAACAAGGGATGTGGATTGAGTTCGTCCCGTTGCGTGGAGTTCGTGGCAAACATGCACATAACTCATAAGGGTATACTTGTCCACTCTATTGTGCATATAATATGTTTATCATTTgcaattattattttttatgttatAAAGTGGCAAAAGATCAAATGGCAAACTAAAGAGTGGAAAAATATCAATTACAATTTAAGGAGTGGCAAATTGTTAAAGTCCAAAGTAAGTAGTGGTTGAAAATCAAATCCCCCAAATTGTACGTACGGCATGGGACAAAGCGAAGATAATGCGTATCGGGTCGTTTCTCTCTAAGCGTACACGGGCTTGCATACTTGGGACTGTGGTATTCTAAAGGGACCGAAAAAGAATTAATAAACTCAAAAAAGATTTAGAAAAATTGCAAAGGATACCTATGAATGCGGATTCCCAAGCACGGCAAAAGAAGACTCTTGTCCTTATTGAAAATCTATTGGAACAAGAGGAGATCTACTGGTTACAACGGGTCATGCAAACTGGCTATTGCATGGTGACCACAACACATTTTTTCCGTAATGCGACAACGACTAGAAAGAAAAGAAATGAGATCAAAAAATTGCTTGATGACAAAGGTGTGTGGCTGAAAGACACAAAGATGAAGAATCACATTATGGGGTACTTTTCTAACCTTTTTACCTCAAAAGTTACCTAACTGAACCCGGAGGTTGTATCTCTTGTCCAAAGGAAAGTGACAGATAAAATGAGTAATGCTCTCCTCGCCCCCTATACGGCAAAGGAGGTTCGGAAGACCCTATTTGATATTGGTGATTTAAAAGCGCCGGGTCCAAATGGCCTACATGTTATTTTTTATAAAAGATTCTGGTCTATATTGGGTCGTTGGGGAATGACCTGACCGAAGAGGTACTCCAGGCGGTGAATACCCGCTCTATACATGATGGGTGGAATGACACTGCAATTGTAATGAAGCCAAAGGTTAACTCTCCGGAAAAGGCAACTCAGAGTTTAGATCAGTCACtttgtgcaatgtggtgtataAGGTTATTTCAAAAATGATTGTTGCTCGTGTGAAGACAATCCTatcaaatattatcagcccaactCAGAGTGCGTTTGTGCCTGGAAAAATGATTACAAATATCCTATTGGCATATGAGTGTTTCCATACAATAAAAAATGGTTGGTAAAGAGGGTTGTGTGCCATCAAACTGGACATGCATAAAGAATATGACCGAGTTGAGTGACCTATTTTGAAGGAAA encodes the following:
- the LOC123102987 gene encoding ribonuclease H2 subunit A; protein product: MAAAAAMATAAAAPEWATKEPCLMGIDEAGRGPVLGPMVYGCMYCARSYHDTLATLSFADSKTLKEEQREELFESLKMNSSIGWEVDVICSKVLSAKMLKRTKVNLNEISHNSAIGLVRKAIDNGVLLTEVYIDTVGDPEKYRVKLTEKFPGIKFVVAKKADSLYPVVSGASIVAKVTRDRALRNWVFDETAQNMHMNTGSGYPGDPNTIQWLKDHKHPVFGFPTLVRFSWGTCTPYFKNGVEVTWESDEVDEDAAGYGSAKRQVTLSSLGFTGFKRKSEEIESSGKGRCKFFQARKLELVRKFQ